TCGGTGCAACAGAAAATATTATGATGGCCGCTGCTTTGGCAGAGGGAACCACATTGATCGAAAATGCAGCAGAAGAGCCGGAGATCGTTGATTTGGCGAACTTCCTGAATCGGATGGGAGCAAAAATCCGCGGAGCGGGTACAGGATCTATCCGCATCGAAGGTGTGGAAAAGATGAAGGGCTGCACACATTGTGTCATTCCTGACCGCATTGAAGCAGGAACTTTCATGGTTGCTGCAGCGATTACTGGCGGGGATGTCTTTGTGGAAGGTGCGATTTGTGATCATCTCAAATCCGTGACTGCCAAGCTTCGTGAAATGGGCGTGGACATTGAGGAGCAAGAAAACGGTATTCGTGTACGCCGTACAGGCCCAATGAAAGCAGTTGACCTCAAAACGCTGCCATACCCTGGATTCCCGACGGATATGCAGTCGCAAATGATGGCGCTTTTGCTTGTTTCAGAAGGAACGAGCATTGTGACCGAAACGGTATTTGAGAACCGCTTCATGCACGTGGAAGAGTTCCGCCGCATGAATGCGAACATCAAGATCGAAGGCCGCAGTGCCATCGTCGAAGGCGGTTCCAAGCTGACAGGCAGCAAGGTAGCAGCAACTGACTTGCGTGCAGGTGCAGCACTTGTACTGGCTGGGCTTGTATCTGAGGGAGAGACTGAGGTTTCTGCCCTGCACCATATTGACCGTGGCTACGTGAACTTTACGGAAAAGCTGCTGGCTTTGGGAGCAGATGTAGAACGCGTGGTTCCAGAAGAAAAGGCTCGTGAAAAATCAGTTTCCGAAACCATCAAAGTAAGCTTCTCTCCTAATTTTGCTTGATAAATACGTCAACCATATGGCAAAACGAAAGATTCTCTGCGTATGCAGGGGGTCTTTTTTTCGTTCTCTCGACTCTCTCACTCTCTCGTTCTACCGCTCTGTTGCAGAACATAGACTTTAGTAGGTTATTCAGACTTTTTGTGTCTAGTACG
This genomic stretch from Brevibacillus sp. DP1.3A harbors:
- the murA gene encoding UDP-N-acetylglucosamine 1-carboxyvinyltransferase, with the protein product MDKIIVRGGKALAGNVKVSGAKNAVLPIIAASILAEEGTCVISDVPGLDDVRTICDLLKSMGISLTYDHEVLTIDASKLTSVEASYELVRKMRASFLVMGPLLARKGQARVALPGGCAIGTRPIDQHLKGFEAMGAKIEIGQGFIEATVEGRLKGAKIYLDIASVGATENIMMAAALAEGTTLIENAAEEPEIVDLANFLNRMGAKIRGAGTGSIRIEGVEKMKGCTHCVIPDRIEAGTFMVAAAITGGDVFVEGAICDHLKSVTAKLREMGVDIEEQENGIRVRRTGPMKAVDLKTLPYPGFPTDMQSQMMALLLVSEGTSIVTETVFENRFMHVEEFRRMNANIKIEGRSAIVEGGSKLTGSKVAATDLRAGAALVLAGLVSEGETEVSALHHIDRGYVNFTEKLLALGADVERVVPEEKAREKSVSETIKVSFSPNFA